The genomic segment TCCAGGTACTGTCCATTATTTCACCCTTATCATGACAACACTGGAAACACCTACCAGGGATAGTGATacaaaaattaaatgttgaaataatattagtaataaaaaataataattttgaaaattgaAGTTGACATAGGACCTTTGGACCGCTGGGAGAAATAGGTTTACATGCCcggggctagctagttagcatgctaacattggTAGATACCTCTGCAATGTGATACATAGATGTCTAATTTTTCTTCCCATTCTGATGACAattttaataaactgaatgaatgtttcGAAAATGAAACAGGCACTGAAACAGAGCGTTCAGACAAAGGTTGAATAGAGGTGAAGGCAGCCATGAACAGTATGAGAAAATAGtgtgtttttgaacattaatgcatgtaaacaacaacaaaataaaggatGAACGTGACAGTGGGCATCATTTTGGACCTTTATGTCAGAACTCTTTATTTTACACATGGATTGACATACTTCTGAGCATGATATCCGCTGTTGAACAGCAGTCTCTGCATGACACGGTCCCGCAGGCAGTACTGCAGTGCTGTGGGGAACAGCGTGTTGCTGATCACATTGAAGTAACAATTCACCTCTGCTCCGtaggacagcagcagctgcaccagGTCGTACCTGGAAATGGTCAAAGAGCGAGACGTCAGAGGTTATCCCAACGCAACCATCCCGCCACCACATAGGTTCCAACCGCCAACCTCTCAGCACGTATAGCGACTAGGATGCATCGCAGTGGGTCCAGCTCGGTTCTTGCTCCAGCCTCTAGCAGCATCTTGGCGCAGGTGGCATCCCCGTTGGAAATAGCGAAGAACAGAGGAGTCCTCCTGAGGTCGCCGTAGTTCTCTGAAAAGGAATTACCAGCAGGAGACAAACTGCCTTCAGCCAGTTTGTGCTTCATTCAAAGATTCATATGTTtttgagcgagtgtgtgtgtgtgtgagagagcgtaCCAGAGATGTGTGTGCTGAGCAAGACATTGACATCAAATCCTCTCTGGATGAGCAGCCGGAGACACTCGACCTGTCCCCCGTCTGCTGCTGAGTGGATGGGGTCCTGGCCTGAGAGCCGGATAGCCTTCTTTGTGGTGATGGGGATGAGAGTCCTCAGggctctggagagagagagggggaggcaaACAGGAAGAGAGTCGGGGGCAAAaccagtgaaaaacaaatgctaaaagaagaaaacagggcacagagaaaaatgttcattaGATTGTGGTTTTGAGCGACAGTGTTATTCGGTGACGGAACTGATAAACAGCGATAAACAGAAGGCTCTTTGTGGAAAGGACGacagtgaaaacactgcagagctgtgaggtgcagagagagacatgTTTCAGACTACAGTTTCATCAATTTGGCTGCAAAATAGGAGGAGAGGAATGTTAATTTGTCCCCggccatttcatgttttgccTGGAACTGGATTATCTTTCAGAACTTAGATATTCTCCAGCGTTTGCCAAATGTAGATCGTAAAAGTGACTCGGTGCTCTTTGGCATCGCTACACAGCTTCAGGGCACGGAGGTCAGCTCACAGTATGTGCCCCTCGTACGCAGCTCTGTGGATGGGCAGCTCGAAGCCGTGGCTGGGTAAGTTTGGGTTGGCTCTGTTATGCAGGAGCAGCTCGATACTGTCCAGGTTTCCAGATCCAGCTGCATCATACAGGACTGTGTCTCCGTTGTTGGCCTGGGCATTCACGTCACCACCTAGTGGAGCACAGGGAGAATACAAGAAGGGTCTGATCGAAGGTGACATGATGTGAAGGATCAcactttgtgtgagtgttttacCATGCATTATGAGTATGTCCAAAGCTTGAGGGTTGCTGAATTCAGCTGCGATCCCCAGAGGAGTCACCCCATAAATGTCTCTGGCAGTTACTTTGGCTCCGTGTCGAAGGAGCAGCATCAGAATATCTGGACAACCCACCTGATGCAAGAGGTAGGAAGCAAGGACACAGGGAAGGAAGCAAAGACGGTAAAGAAGGACAGATAAAATATGACATGTAGCCTGGATTGTGAGGTCATATTCTGTCTTGTTTTAGCCGGTATCAGCACAGCTCTGCTCACCTTTGCAGCTTCGTGGGTCGCCGTCCGCTTGGACTGACACACCTGCTCCACAAAGGCCCCGCCCATGATGAGGGACGCCACCATGTCGTATGACCGCTGCCTCACCGCTGCAACATGGAGAAAACACAAGGCGATGAGATAGGAAGCCAGATAAGTAGAAAGCTAATGCTTACAGGAGATGTTTTAACAATTCTACTGTCacgccagcagctctgtgagggtAAGCACTGCTTtgagctaacaggctagccTGCGCACAGATGCAATGCTAACTTTTGCCGCCTAGTTTTAGCGCGTTGGCGTGCAAACATTTGATAATTAACGCACACAAAGTGAATAGAGTTGTTTATTAAAACAACATGCCGACATTTGTAACTGCAATTCATCCGAATTCAAACTCTTGAGACAGTAAAAGTACAAGACAAGTACTATCAGCAAATATACttgaaagtatcaaaagtacttATCATGCAGATTGGCTCTTCCAGTGTGTTCTACGATTACAGAGTATATCAAAGATACGTtttagtgttgttgttgttttcaatgtTGAGCTAATTTTAGACACTTTGTACACTACTGGGCATGTCAGTAATGTAATACTGCATTATATCATACTTAAGTGCTTCAGTAAATCTCGGTGTCGTATCGTCTGCGACTGGTTGTGTCAGTtacttgaagacatttcacctctcaacCAAGAGGATTCCTCAGTTCTAACCAACTGGAGGGGTGTCGGTCAGCTTTTTAgactctgtgtgggtgtgacaCACCAGATATCCAGTTAGTCAGACCTGAAGAagcttcttggatgagaggtgaaatgtcttcaagaaaactgaaacaagtccagctgccgACGATACAGCACGTAGATGTACAATGACCTGAGGGACTGAGGATTTTCATCGACACGTCTGCTTGAGTAAAAACTAAACTTTACACCGCTGTAATAATTAAAAATCATGCTCTAACAGCCAATTTGTGAAGCATTTACTAATGatcaactgtaaaaataaagttatttgaaacctttttttgtgaaatcgTTATCCACTGATAAATATGTTTACGAACAAGCTGTCGATAAGGGATAAGTGACTGTGTATGCATTGTGttgagtttgtgtgcatgtgtgtgtctaccGATCAGCAGAGGAGACTCGTTCCTGCCGTTGGTGCTGTGCGGCGAGGCTCCTTGCAACAGCAGCATCTTGACGTTTGCCATCAGGCCGGCCTCCGCTGCCAGGGTCAGAGCCGTGTCCCCGTCCTCCGTCGGCTCCTCCAGGGTCAGGTCTGCGGACGTCATCGCTgcggacaaaaaaaacacatcgaTTAGGAGTATGTTAAGGTTGGTAATACACATCTGTCTCTCCactgtctctcttcattcagACTCCACACCCAGCCTGTTGAACCCTCACCCTGCAGCACCACACGCAGGACATCCTGCAGCGGCTGCACGGCTGCTGCGTGCAGAGCCAACCAGCCCCTGCCGTCCCTCTCTCTGAAGGCTGGCAGGCAGCCCGACAGCCCCTGCAGCGCATACACGTCACCTGGGGAGACACAACCCAACACTTGTTGTCCATTCACGTCAATTGGGATATCCTTGTGCTAAACCATGAGTTAAATTTGACCCTTACCCTTTTGAATGGCTGCCATTATCTTCAGGAAGTCCTCACTGTTTACTTCTTTCCTATTGAAACAAAGTTAGTTTGAcatgatcaattaatcaattttaCTCTATAGATGGAGGTAAACAAACAGTTTTGGAGTTAGTTACCTGTAGATGATTTAATTCAGGACCTCCTTTCCTTTTGTTAAATGACTGTACTACCTCATTATACAAGAGCGAGGACACTTTGGACTCATGTCATACCTGTTTGTTTGTACCAACCCCTGCTGCCTGCAGGCATCCTGAATGCTCTCTCGAATGGTAAACTCAATAAGTTCCTCGTTTATTTCCTCCTGCTCAAAGTAATCCATTTTCTACAACAGAGGACACAAGCATGACCTCACAGGCGTCTCCATTTGTGCTTCTCCACAGCATgcaacaaaatggctgctggcCCTGCATCACACCTGTTTCATGCTCGTAAGCACATTAGTATAAATCAGTCATACCTTAGATGACGCCACAAAGTCACATCAATCCGTCCTCACCCCAGAGTCTGAACACGTCTTCTCCAGCTTTTGCTGCccgtgtgtttttgttttttttgtcttgcttggtcctgttagctgtctgagTTATATTTAGATGTGACCTGCTTTAGACGACCTGACTCACAGTGTCACGTTAACACTTCCCCAACCCCACCGAACAAAGTACTCCTTCCCCCGACTGGCTGCCCTCTGACTTTACTTCAGATGAGATTATTTTCGtcagatgtaaacaaaaggcGCTTTTCATGCTTGTGAAAcatctgcttcttcttcttttttttttcttttttttttttgtctgagtcaCCTCCCTTGTGACCGGTATTGATGCGAAAAATGGAAATCAATAACCGGCGTGCTTCCCAAGAACATTATGCAACCGCGCTTTTCTGCACACTCGCTCAAGCGattcaaaaaaacagcaaaagtgtgtttaaatgatggaaataaatgaaatacacattGTTCATAGCAATCAAAAATGATAAATCAGAGGCCCCCCCCAGGATTATCAACATCACCATctcattttttcactttctaaACAATAGCTTGGGGAGAATAACCTTGACATATTCTAAGCGCAATATTAGAGAACAAGCACCCACTTTCTCCTGACGAACAAAATTGATACGTGGGagtttgtggaaaaagaaaaaaagaaaaaagaatctcAGACGGCGTCAGTGTGTGACACAGTGACTCAGCCTGTAGGCGGCCTCTCTCCACCACGTCAAAAAGACTTCACCAATCTGTCTGGAGTGAAAGCAGACTGCCGGCCCGTCCTCAAGTTTCACCACACGCTTCGGacatcacacacgcacacaatgaGCTCTGTGACCGGACCGGGAGCCCTCGATTTCATGCACTGGATTTGAGCAACTGCTGATTCTTGCTCCATATGAGGAAGAAAGTAAGTAGGAGAATTTCatttcttagtgtttttttttttttttacacacacagtttgtcaaATTGTGCTCTGTGAAGACTTACATACTGCTGCAGCTTTATCTGACGGCTTAATTCGCACTTGTGTTGTGCTTGTTAAATCGCAGATCATTTGCACTTAAAGTCAGAATTGctaatttttgcatttttcttttttcttgctaTGAAATATGTTTGCATTGCAACACTGGATCTCACTATATCTCTCTACAGCTCTACATTGGAGTGTTAAATGAACTGCTGTTAATGTGACTTAATGAAactgttattcatttttttaagcatggaaaataaaaaatacaccgatcgttaaataaaaatataaatactcaGATTAAATCATATTCCTGTAgtgtttaaaaatagaaatgaaatgttgaattatGAATTATGGTTGCATTAAGTAAGATGTATCTTAATGTGTTCAGAGCAGTGCAGTAGCTGTTCCACATTCTGCTGGtgctgcacctttttaaaaggGGGAGGCAAGTGAAAGGATGCCGCTCGCCTCGACTCAATATATTCAATAATGAGGAGCGGCACGTGTTTCTCCCAGAAGTCCAACTGCCACATTCGCTCAGTTCTGATGCCAGAAAATATTGTTGttggttttcttgtttgtttgtttggggtttttttgtagcAGAATGAAAAATTCCTGCTCGTCACACTGTCCATTCATCGTCATGTGAGAgctcattgtgtgtttttgcaatgAAAATCTTGACACCTCGGAGAATCGGTGCAGCTGCCacataaatattcagtttttaactTCAGTTCATTTGGATCTGAACTGTGACGGCGCTGAagtggttcttttttttataatgataaaaaaaaagcatctcaCATCGAAGCGCAGCTACTATTTTTGCCACCGGTTCATTTGCTTCTTGAATTTCTCAAgtgttaatgttaaaaaataaaatagtggAGAAATGCCAGCCCAATGTGTTTCCAACGATACAAATCCTGGAGATATTAAATACGCCATCTTacataacaaagaaaaacaaaaaagattcaGTTTCTAGCTacaaaacatttggaaaaacgTCACATCGAGCCAACGTGAGGACTAATTTGGAAGGGAAATGCAGAAATTGTGAAGTGTAATTGAACTGAGAACTCGAGAAACAactgctgctttcttttcaaAGAAATATAGAACATTTCAAATTCTTCTTTAAAGAAGGCTGAAGGATCTGTTGGATGTGTCTGCTTCAACATAACACTTAATGAAATTTCGCTGTTATCGTGAACACCACCCCGGCCTGGTGTCATAACAAGCTGATAAGTGATTGTGCTTCATATAGCCTACATACAGTAGATGTGACTGTAGATAGAGATTATGGGTGTAATGTCTCATATTCCATGTGGGAGCGTGTAACTGGATTCACCTGAAACCCTTGTGAAATATCAGAATATAATCAGTTTAACACAtctgctgtcatttttcattgttataCTATAATGAATCCAGTCtatgttttcatgtaaaattcactgcatgttttttttaaatgtcacatgaaCTCTTTTTGTCCTTCAGATCTTGAAAGCACCTTGTCTCCTCTTGAGTCTCTTCACAAGTCTGAACCTCTGCTCCGGAAAATTTGGGACGCCGATCACTGATGATGTGAGCAAGCTGTCGTTACTGGTGAGATTACCGAGTTACTGAGAGCCTGACACGCATCACTTCAATTCACTGCGTATCCcttttgtatgtgtatgtgccaATGAGGTCTCAGCTCTGTCGTTATCTCCATTGCAGAAGCAGAATATCCCCTCTGATTATGAGATTCCTGTTAGTTACATTCCCAAAGAAGTGGTACGTAAAACAGAATTAACAAGAAACAGCCGAATACATGAGCGACTGAATATTTCCCAAAGACTGTTAAttgatttaattgattttttttttttttttgcttccccAGGCAGGCACGTGCTGGGTGGTGTTAAATATCTATCCTCTGGAGCAAAGTCTGCGGAAGCTGGCTGACATGTTTGGTGCCATCTCGTCCAACAAGGAAAATATTATTGTCTTCATCGCCATGCTGAAGAGTTTGCGCTTCACCTTTGACCACGAGGAACTGGTAGGTAATCAGCAACTAAAGAAACTGGAGAATAATGTGCAAATTTGTACTGTTATCCATCTGATTAAGTATTAAAGCTattttttctggcaataaaaGTACTGAGGGGtcatgaagtatttttttttcatctggtGCAGCATCTGCAACTTTACTAGTCACGAAAGTTAGATaagagtaaaaagtacaatatttgtgtttgtatccaTGAAGCACATTTTACATAATGTGTCCTTTACATGCTTTGCAAAGGGAGTGACAGCACAAATCTGACACACGGGTTGTGCAAACACACGACGGCTCAGTTTGAGTGACGAGAATGTAATATTTTGGACGCTTTATTGCATACTTGGGTTATATTTAGGatttcttcctgtgtgtctgatcCCCCCAGGAAACGGCGATGCAACTCTACCAGTGTCACTATCAGGAGGAGAGCTTAATGTCTGGTCTTTACTTCGACTACATCAAAGATGTCTTACACGCCGCAGCCCAAGGAACATCCGGCTTCTCGTGCAAGCCGCCGCCGTGCCTTAATCCGCAACAAACACCAGGTACACcatacatttgcttttttttttactttttttttttacttttttttttaacacttttttatGCAAGCCTGAAAAAACTAAGCAGCTTAGTGTGCCTGTTAGTGGACAGGTATTGATTTGGGTGGGTCAAGGACACACAGCCGGAGGAAGGAATCAGGTGTAACCTTGAACACACACCCAATATTTGTAATTAAAGGGAACTGTATGATCAAAAGATGCATTAAAAGCAAGTCAATGCTGCTGAGTACATTTGACACCTCAAAAGGGAGCCAAAGTGAGTGTTTTTGAGGGATTTCCAGGCACATACGCCCGCAACTAAGCTTGAATCCCACCAGAGTCCTCTCTACCATCAAGAGGATTGGCGTCCTCGCTATCGAATTTCTGAGGTGTAACTGTAGTCAGAACAATTTCCAATAATATTTCCTTCTTCcaggaggtcaggaggagggtcGTAAATACAGCTGGTCCAAGAGAACTCCCTTTCTTCTGGCTCTCATCCCCTTCATAGCTTGCGTTGTTATCCTGGTTTGGCTGGTAAGTAAGTGAGCAAACTCAATGTGGATCAGTGTCTGTTGGTGAtagattaaaaatacattttataagTAATCTAAAAGAAATAGAGAAGACAAGAGACAGACTACAGCCTACTCCATACTCTAAACAGGGTATCGTCTAAACAGAGTATAGTCAATAGGTCTGCAACAAAAGTATATTGTTACAAATAtttgcatgctaacacgctTAACCAAGATGATGGACATGGTACACatacctgctgaacatcagcatgttagcattgtcaagTATGAGCATGTTAGTATGTTGATGTTGTTGGGCAGTTAGCTCACTGTCACAAAGAGCCACTATCAAAGCTGTGTACTCTTGTTAAATGACAGTATACCAAGTGACAAAATCAGCAAACGTATCAGCCataactgtaacatttaaagttaTATCGACTTAtctgatgttgctgctgtgctaactttatatactgtgttgctttgctagtGTCTTTGATATCTACGCATCTCGGTCTCGCTACTTTTTTTGGCTAAATCCAAGTTTTcgtttttgttcctctttagTTTGCTGCCCAACAGGTAAATAAGGTCTTGGCCCTAATGTTTGTGCTGTTATTAATGAGATAttacaacagaaaacatgcattttagattaACTATATCTATACACTTGAGCATCATTCTATGTAAGCTAATGCAGAATGAAGCAACAACGTTCCTGCCTTTGTAAAAGCTGCTTTTACTACctgtgtcaaacacaacacTATTCAGGCAGATAATTGCATGCATGTAGAAGGGTCAATAATGTCAAATTTGAGAGGCATGAATACTTGTTATACCACAATAACATTGTGGTATAGATTATCAGCATGGTCTTCATGTTTCCGTCTCTTCATGAATGAAGAATTCTGCTGGGAGCCATTTCGTAATTAGTTATTCAGAGAGGTTCATTTCTTGGGTAAACGGAAATGGTAAATGGCATTTATATTGCGCTTTTCTGGTCTACCgaccactcaaagtgctttacaacacatGCCACATTAACCAGTTTCATGCACAATTAGACACTGATGGCAGAAACTGCCATGCAAGGAACCTGTTGGGGTCAAGTTCCTTAACtggaaatgtgtaaaaatagaGATATATAGTGTTACAAAAGTGATAACTGATAATAAGTGATGGACCCAGTGTCTGTGTTGGTGCTCTATGTTCTGTTAAGTGCTGGGGTTTGTTCTTTACATGACAACACAGTGGCATTTTGTTACAGCAtacattaaaggataagttcaccacaaaatgaaaattcagttaatATTGAATCAACCCCGCTGCAGATGGAGAGTGAGCTGAATTTTCGTAGTCCACACTACATTTCTAGGGCTTTGAACCAAAGCACCGTTGCAGCATTCCCCAAACAATTGAAGTAAATGGGGACCtgttttaaattataaaaaaaaaacaaaaaaagaaaatactgtataGTAAATAGCATCCATGCAGCTTGTCCGGTGAATCCGCAGTCTTTGGAACCCCTGCGTGAAGATTTTAgcttaaaaacatcttttcaaatcaatttatcGTCTCTGGACTTGGATTACTATAGACGacctgtatggagccatttgatttttttttttttcattggggttattacattttgttgtgcaactctgttttgctgtgaagctctgccAGTGTTTTGCAGACTGAGACTTTGCAGAACTGCATCTGTCTTTCCAGTGGCTTGGGGGCGAGTAGAAAATGCATGAGCTGTTCCGTTAACTGCACTGCACTTGGACGTCAGTTGAGGCTTGGTTACTACTCTCTCTGAATCAGTCCTTTTGATCGGTGGATGGCCCAGTTAGAGCCACCGTGGTTCTCCTGCTTCTTCCCCTCCAATATTATGAGAAAcccgatgaaaaaaaaaaaactggccaTGGTTTTAACTTTTCCATCAGCTACACTGAGCCTTgtgccttttcctctctgtgggtTGGTCTCATAAAGCCCGTGATAATGCACCTTCATTTCCATGAGCACTTCCAGGAAGGCAGTTCTTGCAAAATGAACAACTGCTCATCAAATATTCAGTAGTACTTCGAGGTCATTACCTAAAGTAATGATATCCGCTTTGGAGATTTTACATCTGTCATGTGTTCACCATAGAAAACAGAACACTTTTTCGGCTTtgagtctgatttttttttctatcctttgtttttatttttaggccAAGTCTAGGAGGCGTTTACCAGTCTGCAACGCTGAAAACAGGCAAATGACACCTTCTGACCTGATCCCAACTGTGTCTATCTCCATCCCACTTCAAACACTCGCCCACGCCGCTGACACTCAGCCAGTGGGGGAGGCGATCCCTGAACACGAGAGTGGATGAAGCATGACTAATAGAGAAGGGAAATCTGGACAGCAGTACAACGACTCACTCTCCAGGTTGTTCTGTTGTTGGCAGGAGCCTGCCGGGAGAAACGAGCGCGGTCTgacgctcctcttcctctgctttcaCTCATCTGAGTGCACGGACCCGCGCTGCgaagagaaaacacacctgCTGCGATGCGAGGCGTATCGCAACATTCCCCAGACGCTTCTAGCACTTAACCATCCAAAGGGGTTGTTTGGGATCAGAGGAAGAAGTCTCTACATGATGGCTGGTTATCTgccaaaatggctgctgagGTTATATATCGAATTGGCTGGTGTTAAACAGCGTTTGGCTTTCTCTGAGCAGACCAAgttgatttctttcttcttctttttttttttttttttttgcattcctgCCGCTCTGAAGTGGAGCCTCAAATCAAAATGATATCACTCTGTTTGGAGGACGTCATTTCATTCTGAGATGGGACCcctgtcagcagtttttttgGCTTTGTCCTCATGGTTAAAGTGGTTGTCCTTTCACCCCTGTACAGTCACACACCGAATCCACACCTGCCCCTGTATTCTGAATCGTACTGAAATGCGTTAGGGGTAAAACGCTGACAGGTTCCTATCAATATGGCCTTTAATGCTTCAGaagtaaaagcagcagcatTCGACCTACTGCAGCTCGTAGTTGACATTATCTTGATCCATGATCTGCCACACAATTGCCAAACCTGCTAGTCGCAAACAACGCGCCGAGCAGTCCGACAAGTGTCCTACTTTGTGTATGAAAGATCTGACCAGATGGCAGATAGCCATCTCCAGAGGCACTTTGAATCCCGCCTTTGTATTTTCAAAGCTGTTGCCCAGTGATCTATAGCTGCTGCCCGGCCCCCAGTGAGTGTGTTAGCGTTTTTAAAGCCTTATTCACCAAGTCAATCATGTCCAGTCATAAGAGCATGACTCCCCGAGTGTGAGCGCTCTTGTGCTGTAATGTGTCAGATCAGGGGGAGCGAGAGACAGCACAGACAGGACGAGGGAAAGTGAGGGAGATAGGGATGGATAGATGGACGGAGGGATGAGCTCAGTGAGGAGCATAAGGAGGGCTTGTTCTCGTCCACAAAAGAAGTGGCCGTAGGCTGGAGGAAATACCAGTTACAAACACGACTGATGTCGGCAGATCCCTATGAATCAACAGGCGAGGAATCTTTCCCGACCGCAGGCCATGTAGCCTCATGCACAGAGGACTGTTAGTAcagttttctgcattttaatgatttacTTCCACAACACAGAAATGACACACGGAAACACATCCATGTATCAAAGTAAGGTCTGCAACTTGCGCGTTTTATTGTCTTTCTGGTGAccaatttgtattttaattttgtgaTAATATATATTTCTAATGTATGTGAgattttaagttattttgtcacaggagaacacacttaaaaaatgtcattaactTTTTTATACcattataatgtttaaaaattcagtcatgaatgTAAGGAGACAGACAAAACATGTATGTAAAACCATTAATGCAAAGCAGGCTACAGTGGCATATATGGATGTATATTGTATATCTGATTCTTGGTGTCTACTCTCGATCACTCTTCTCTTTGTTGTGGTGAAGGAAGTTGGTAAGACTGAACCTCTTTAACCTTTCTGGCTGttatgtcttgtgttgttttggtgaTTGACGTGTAAAAGTGCTGACTGTCGGATTTCTTCGAATGCATACTGTATGGCCCACATTTGTAgcactttaaaatgtgaataatgtactttttaattAAGTGTTTTAAGTGGAAAAATGGTTTCTGTCCAGCCCTTGCAAATGGCCCATGAGCAAAATCGTGTTGTGAATATTACGTGTATGTGTATTCTTCTGAGACTTTTGAGATTTCTCATCAGTGTTACatatcaaaaatacatacaggTACATCTTATTTATGTTGGAGCAACAGTACACAACTTTAAAAAGATGTTCAGTTCAGATCATCTTCTCTGCCTGACTTCTGATGTCACTTCAAGGAGACACAGACTAACTAACAGGggttttgatgcattttttcATTCCGATGGTTGATATTTAACAGGTAATAACATTTGctcaaataaagtgtttttgtgatCAACCTTGTCATAATAAAGCTTCATTTGTGTTGATAATGTATCAGAATCAgacatatttttgttattattgtataacctttatttaacaGGGGAACTTATTTTGTCAAAGGACACCTTGTAAGAAACTACTGAAATTACTACTATGATGAAAGTTATAGTAGAATTTAAAATGGTCACATTATAGTGTGGATCTTGATTAtcttaattattttattttaagtcaaataaagattaaacatgttgaaacaaatatataaatgtcaCTTACTCAAcagatgtattattttaaattattaacaaGGTCATGTTTGCCTGTCTGAGGTGTTTGCGTCTTCCTGGCATTTTCAAAAGACCGTGCTTTTATTTCATATAGCTACATCCGCCGGAAACACTAGGACTTTTGTTTTGGAAAGCCGCTGCCCAGCGGCCGCCATTATTCTTCCTGGCTTGACGCTCGGAAGAAAGACGGTTAAATACTTTTAAACATTATATTTCGGGGTAAACGACAATACGTTTAGACCATTTGCGCAGTCGGTTGGTAGTGTGATGAATTAGCGACACACTCACAGAATGGAGAAGCGATCCGATACTATAGGTAAgttgctaagctaacgttagcaagctAACAGTTGCTAGCTGCCGCCGAGCACGGTGGCCAGAAAACGAGAAGCAACGCGAGCCATCTGTTGCAGTAAACGGCCGT from the Acanthopagrus latus isolate v.2019 chromosome 14, fAcaLat1.1, whole genome shotgun sequence genome contains:
- the LOC119032715 gene encoding ankyrin repeat and SOCS box protein 15-like isoform X1, with protein sequence MDYFEQEEINEELIEFTIRESIQDACRQQGLVQTNRKEVNSEDFLKIMAAIQKGDVYALQGLSGCLPAFRERDGRGWLALHAAAVQPLQDVLRVVLQAMTSADLTLEEPTEDGDTALTLAAEAGLMANVKMLLLQGASPHSTNGRNESPLLIAVRQRSYDMVASLIMGGAFVEQVCQSKRTATHEAAKVGCPDILMLLLRHGAKVTARDIYGVTPLGIAAEFSNPQALDILIMHGKTLTQSVILHIMSPSIRPFLYSPCAPLGGDVNAQANNGDTVLYDAAGSGNLDSIELLLHNRANPNLPSHGFELPIHRAAYEGHILALRTLIPITTKKAIRLSGQDPIHSAADGGQVECLRLLIQRGFDVNVLLSTHISENYGDLRRTPLFFAISNGDATCAKMLLEAGARTELDPLRCILVAIRAERYDLVQLLLSYGAEVNCYFNVISNTLFPTALQYCLRDRVMQRLLFNSGYHAQKCFQCCHDKGEIMDSTWTNLHNLAYQVYSKTKVITFCEFVSVSWLEHLVGGLVRMLLDYVSYVSICPNLERILKKTPEWEEISDIMSKPRSLQHFCRLVIRGHMNRRTLNDPEAMAAVPFPLRLKNYVTYGDYDLYDDLSSK